In one window of Mesorhizobium sp. B2-1-1 DNA:
- a CDS encoding AAA family ATPase: MDTGLTTIPEAAIEKHRATAQSFITRIVVLEDPSSSSGTALAGTNRRFVSTVSVGSVRRTREVELAKTVGAVHPDDQLLTIPQHTLLFRARRGTALALAISDVFAEGSDLESLQARNTRAPLEGDEATTFKKLLSASAYISAFSLSSYLFQLIDSDGEAPNDIPEPDFLFDTPQDAVKSILAGLDKAISGASDDADLMTRARAFARVAIDGLLSRKGRFDGIGPFENAHIRIDADDFTLDGFDVAPGKRSRPLVMTFKKPEEVVGNHIAKYQSVKLAKMLMAYDFERELNPFVELGGFLFTFIGDGAPGTGKTTLIQMIAGLVNGYCQVAGYPFAYENFGVDQISSYQGKSGQNCRQFINNVLNPRVIGFGTIDDVDQVAARRSDDRASAGQQEITGVLMDAFAGAATVVRGNCSFGMFSNYPENVDDALRQRAGARWLVDGPQTRDDYIDIFVLLAGKNHKIPLGDHELYAAQEIQRAVAEAYEEHKKPREDGLIRVHERYMKENGAPKTMADIGTYLHLIKQAEPRFTGRAIKNVTDAIKMRAMDIELPDDWFEKPEVFMHKSYDEKKAMIEQLRGPFSMDMVMQEINRYADSEFRYSDKSDDSAVEKLLRDARLRERAAREMEEMKKKGLWNA; this comes from the coding sequence ATGGATACCGGCCTGACCACCATCCCGGAAGCGGCGATCGAGAAGCACCGCGCCACCGCGCAGAGCTTCATCACCCGCATCGTCGTGCTGGAAGACCCGTCCAGCTCCTCCGGCACCGCGCTTGCCGGCACCAATCGCCGCTTCGTCTCCACCGTCTCTGTCGGTTCGGTGCGCCGCACGCGCGAGGTCGAGCTGGCGAAGACCGTCGGCGCCGTTCACCCCGACGACCAGTTGCTGACCATCCCGCAGCACACACTTTTGTTTCGTGCCCGGCGCGGCACGGCGCTCGCGCTCGCCATATCGGATGTTTTCGCCGAAGGCTCGGATCTCGAAAGCCTGCAGGCCAGGAACACCCGCGCTCCCCTCGAAGGCGACGAGGCCACCACCTTCAAGAAGCTTCTGTCGGCCTCGGCTTACATTTCCGCCTTCAGCCTGTCCTCCTACCTGTTCCAGCTCATCGACAGCGATGGCGAGGCGCCCAACGACATTCCCGAGCCGGATTTCCTCTTCGACACGCCGCAGGACGCGGTGAAGTCGATCCTGGCCGGTCTCGACAAGGCGATTTCGGGTGCATCCGACGATGCCGACCTGATGACCAGGGCGCGCGCCTTCGCCCGCGTCGCCATCGATGGGCTGCTGTCGCGAAAGGGCCGCTTCGACGGTATCGGCCCGTTCGAGAACGCGCATATCCGCATCGATGCCGACGATTTCACGCTCGACGGCTTCGACGTCGCGCCGGGCAAGCGTTCCAGGCCGCTGGTGATGACCTTCAAGAAACCGGAAGAGGTCGTCGGCAACCACATCGCCAAATATCAGTCGGTCAAGCTCGCCAAGATGTTGATGGCCTATGATTTCGAGCGCGAGCTGAACCCGTTCGTCGAGCTCGGCGGCTTCCTGTTCACCTTCATCGGCGACGGCGCGCCGGGCACCGGCAAGACGACGCTGATCCAGATGATTGCCGGTCTCGTCAATGGTTACTGCCAGGTCGCCGGTTATCCCTTCGCCTACGAGAATTTCGGCGTCGACCAGATCTCGTCCTATCAGGGCAAGTCCGGCCAGAACTGCCGCCAGTTCATCAACAATGTGTTGAACCCGCGCGTCATCGGTTTCGGCACCATCGACGACGTCGACCAGGTGGCGGCGCGCCGTTCCGACGACCGCGCCTCGGCCGGCCAGCAGGAGATCACCGGCGTGCTGATGGACGCCTTCGCCGGTGCCGCCACAGTGGTGCGCGGCAACTGCTCGTTCGGCATGTTCTCCAACTATCCCGAAAATGTCGACGATGCGCTGCGCCAGCGCGCCGGCGCCCGCTGGCTGGTCGACGGGCCGCAGACGCGTGACGATTACATCGACATTTTCGTGCTGCTCGCCGGCAAGAACCACAAGATCCCGCTCGGCGACCACGAACTCTACGCCGCGCAGGAGATCCAGCGCGCCGTGGCCGAAGCCTATGAGGAGCACAAGAAGCCGCGGGAGGACGGGCTGATCCGGGTCCATGAGCGCTACATGAAGGAGAATGGCGCGCCCAAGACCATGGCCGACATCGGCACCTATCTGCACCTGATCAAGCAGGCCGAGCCGCGCTTCACCGGCCGCGCCATCAAGAACGTCACCGACGCCATCAAGATGCGCGCCATGGACATCGAGCTTCCCGACGACTGGTTCGAAAAACCAGAGGTTTTCATGCACAAGAGCTATGACGAGAAGAAAGCGATGATCGAGCAACTGCGCGGCCCGTTCTCGATGGACATGGTCATGCAGGAGATCAACCGCTACGCCGACAGCGAGTTCCGCTACTCCGACAAGTCCGACGACTCCGCCGTGGAAAAGCTGCTGCGCGACGCGCGGCTGCGCGAACGGGCAGCGCGTGAGATGGAGGAGATGAAGAAAAAGGGGCTGTGGAATGCTTGA
- a CDS encoding c-type cytochrome, whose amino-acid sequence MFRAASSAAAFLLAGVLAAHAGGDPALGKRVFNRCMACHEAASDRDKVGPHLMGVVGRAAGSAESFLGHYSEAMKSAGAAGLVWDEANLAEYLKAPRQKVPGNKMAFAGLNNDEDIANVIAYLKADPKP is encoded by the coding sequence ATGTTTCGAGCCGCTTCGTCTGCCGCAGCCTTTCTGCTTGCCGGCGTCCTTGCCGCCCATGCCGGCGGCGATCCGGCACTGGGCAAGAGGGTCTTCAACCGATGCATGGCCTGCCATGAAGCAGCGAGCGACCGCGACAAGGTCGGCCCGCATCTGATGGGTGTCGTCGGCCGCGCCGCCGGCAGTGCCGAGAGCTTCCTCGGCCATTACTCCGAAGCGATGAAGAGTGCAGGCGCCGCCGGTCTCGTCTGGGACGAGGCCAACCTCGCCGAGTATCTGAAGGCGCCGCGGCAAAAAGTGCCCGGTAACAAGATGGCCTTTGCCGGCCTGAACAACGACGAGGACATCGCCAATGTCATCGCTTATCTGAAGGCCGATCCCAAGCCCTGA
- a CDS encoding thymidine kinase, whose translation MAKLYFHYATMNAGKTTMLLQASYNYRERGMTTMLFVAGHYRKGDTGLISSRIGLETEAEMFRDGDDLFARVAEHHQHGAVHCVFVDEAQFLEEEQVWQLARIADRLDIPVMCYGLRTDFQGKLFSGSRALLAIADELREVRTICRCGRKATMVVRLGRDGKVARQGEQVAIGKDVYVSLCRRHWEEEMGRAAPDDFIGFVAP comes from the coding sequence ATGGCCAAACTGTATTTCCACTACGCGACGATGAATGCGGGCAAGACGACGATGCTCCTGCAGGCGTCGTACAATTACCGCGAGCGCGGCATGACGACGATGCTGTTCGTCGCCGGCCACTACCGCAAGGGCGACACCGGCCTGATTTCGTCACGCATCGGACTGGAAACGGAAGCCGAGATGTTTCGTGACGGCGACGACCTGTTCGCCCGCGTCGCCGAACATCATCAGCACGGTGCCGTGCATTGCGTCTTCGTCGACGAGGCGCAGTTCCTCGAGGAGGAGCAGGTCTGGCAGCTCGCCCGGATCGCCGACCGGCTCGACATTCCGGTCATGTGCTATGGCCTGCGCACGGATTTCCAGGGCAAGCTGTTTTCCGGCTCGCGCGCTTTGCTGGCCATAGCCGATGAGCTGCGCGAAGTGCGCACCATCTGCCGCTGCGGCCGCAAGGCGACGATGGTGGTGCGCCTCGGCCGCGACGGCAAGGTCGCTCGGCAGGGGGAGCAGGTGGCGATCGGCAAGGACGTCTATGTCTCGCTCTGCCGTCGCCATTGGGAAGAAGAAATGGGTCGCGCCGCCCCCGACGATTTCATCGGCTTTGTCGCGCCTTGA
- a CDS encoding choline ABC transporter substrate-binding protein, which produces MSRMNSFVAGLGLAAFLSTSAAFAGDPASCKAVRLSDVGWTDIQATTGIASVLLTALGYEPQVIQLSVPVTMASLKNKDLDVFLGNWMPSMTNDIKDYTADGSVETISTNLTGAGYGIVVPTYVADAGVKTLTDLGKFKDKFDGKIYGIEAGNDGNRIILDMIKNPKDNLEGFELVESSEAGMLTQAEQSMKNNEWIAFLGWTPHPVMGAMKITYLDGMGDSGFGAATVHTNVRKGYTTECPNAGKLIANLKFNLDMEGQLMDAILKGGDAQTVATDWLKKNPDAVTPWIAGVTTFDGGDAAAAIKTALGS; this is translated from the coding sequence ATGTCGCGTATGAATTCCTTCGTCGCAGGCCTCGGCCTTGCGGCTTTCTTGTCGACGAGCGCTGCCTTCGCCGGGGATCCGGCTAGCTGCAAGGCGGTACGCCTTTCCGATGTCGGATGGACCGATATCCAGGCGACGACCGGCATCGCCTCGGTGCTGCTCACGGCGCTCGGCTACGAGCCGCAGGTAATCCAACTGTCGGTGCCGGTGACGATGGCGTCGCTGAAGAACAAGGACCTCGATGTCTTCCTGGGCAACTGGATGCCGTCGATGACCAACGACATCAAGGACTACACGGCCGACGGTTCGGTGGAGACCATCAGCACGAACCTGACCGGCGCCGGCTACGGCATCGTCGTGCCGACCTATGTGGCGGATGCCGGCGTCAAGACACTCACCGACCTCGGCAAGTTCAAGGACAAGTTCGACGGCAAGATCTACGGCATCGAGGCCGGCAATGACGGCAACCGCATCATCCTCGACATGATCAAGAACCCGAAGGACAATCTCGAAGGCTTCGAACTGGTCGAATCCTCGGAGGCCGGCATGCTGACGCAGGCCGAGCAGTCGATGAAGAACAATGAGTGGATCGCCTTCCTCGGCTGGACGCCGCACCCGGTGATGGGCGCCATGAAGATCACCTATCTCGACGGCATGGGCGACAGCGGCTTCGGTGCCGCCACCGTCCACACCAATGTGCGCAAGGGCTACACCACCGAGTGCCCGAACGCCGGCAAGCTCATTGCCAACCTCAAGTTCAACCTGGACATGGAAGGCCAGTTGATGGACGCCATCCTCAAGGGCGGCGACGCCCAGACTGTCGCCACCGACTGGCTGAAGAAAAATCCGGATGCCGTGACACCCTGGATCGCCGGCGTGACCACCTTCGACGGCGGCGATGCGGCAGCGGCCATCAAGACCGCACTGGGGAGCTGA
- the choW gene encoding choline ABC transporter permease subunit, whose amino-acid sequence MDPISKFLVSYKIPIGPWGKAFFGFLTDNFDTVFRAFSNGLNFILDGLVDLLLVVPPVLLALIIAIIAWLLQRSRPLAIGVFLGLIFIINQNLWKQTVQTLVLVVAAAAMAMAIGVPLGIWAAHKPKVYRFMLPVLDLMQTLPTFVYLIPVLTLFGLGNAPGLIVTIIFVIPTAVRLTHLGVVSVPKSIIEAGEAFGATRSQLLWKVELPSALPTIMAGLTQSIMLSLSMVVFAALIGAGGLGTEINRALGSRRIDLGLEAGLAIVVLAIVLDRMTRIGVGGKK is encoded by the coding sequence ATGGATCCGATTTCCAAATTCCTGGTCAGCTACAAGATTCCCATCGGCCCATGGGGCAAGGCGTTCTTCGGGTTTCTCACCGACAATTTCGACACCGTCTTCAGGGCCTTTTCCAACGGCCTGAACTTCATCCTCGACGGCCTGGTCGACCTCCTGCTGGTGGTGCCGCCGGTGCTGCTGGCGCTCATCATCGCCATCATTGCCTGGCTGCTGCAGCGTTCGCGCCCGCTCGCGATCGGCGTCTTCCTCGGGCTGATCTTCATCATCAACCAGAACCTGTGGAAACAGACGGTGCAGACGCTGGTGCTGGTCGTGGCCGCCGCCGCCATGGCAATGGCCATCGGCGTGCCGCTCGGCATCTGGGCGGCGCACAAGCCGAAGGTCTACCGCTTCATGCTGCCGGTGCTCGACCTGATGCAGACGCTGCCGACCTTCGTCTACCTGATCCCGGTGCTGACCCTGTTCGGCCTTGGCAACGCGCCCGGCCTCATCGTCACCATCATCTTCGTCATCCCGACCGCGGTCCGGCTCACGCATCTCGGCGTCGTCTCCGTGCCCAAGTCGATCATCGAGGCCGGCGAGGCCTTCGGCGCCACCAGGAGCCAGCTGCTGTGGAAGGTCGAACTGCCCTCGGCGCTGCCCACCATCATGGCGGGCCTGACCCAGTCGATCATGCTGTCGCTGTCGATGGTGGTGTTCGCAGCGCTGATCGGCGCCGGCGGGCTCGGCACCGAGATCAACCGCGCGCTCGGTTCGCGCCGCATCGATCTCGGCCTCGAGGCCGGGCTCGCCATTGTCGTGCTCGCCATCGTGCTCGACCGCATGACCCGCATTGGCGTTGGAGGCAAGAAATGA
- the choV gene encoding choline ABC transporter ATP-binding protein gives MTVAVDFRNVDIVFGADQAGSLALIDKGATRAEILEQTGNVLGCAGASLTVHEGEISVLMGLSGSGKSTLLRAVNRLNVVSRGQVLVKDGDRTVDVVTCDEATLRRLRQKQVAMVFQQFGLLPWRTVEENVGLGLELAGVPDAERKERVHRQLKLVNLEQWSKKYAHELSGGMQQRVGLARAFATEAPILLMDEPFSALDPLIRTKLQDELLQLQAELKKTIIFVSHDLEEALKIGSHITIMEGGRIVQTGAAEDIVLKPANDYVRDFIANVNPLSVLTAWNVMRDRRDLEQGKDGWVWLDRRKTTRFKIDDHGLVAAAERDGKPAVWVSCAEVEGQPEEAAQVFWANPGTSLKTVMLAMHRSQTAPVALFDDQSRFVGAIGIRDVLSAVLRR, from the coding sequence ATGACCGTCGCCGTCGATTTCAGGAACGTCGATATCGTCTTCGGCGCCGACCAGGCGGGTTCGCTGGCGCTCATCGACAAGGGCGCGACGCGCGCCGAGATCCTCGAGCAGACCGGCAATGTGCTCGGTTGTGCCGGCGCCAGCCTTACCGTGCATGAGGGCGAGATTTCCGTCCTCATGGGTCTGTCCGGCTCGGGCAAGTCGACACTGCTGAGAGCGGTCAATCGCCTGAACGTCGTCTCGCGCGGCCAGGTTCTGGTCAAGGATGGCGACCGCACCGTCGATGTCGTCACCTGCGACGAGGCTACCTTGCGGCGCCTGCGGCAGAAGCAGGTTGCGATGGTGTTCCAGCAGTTCGGCCTGCTGCCGTGGCGGACGGTGGAAGAGAATGTCGGGCTTGGCCTCGAACTTGCCGGCGTGCCGGATGCCGAGCGCAAGGAGCGCGTCCACAGGCAGCTCAAGCTGGTCAATCTCGAGCAGTGGTCGAAGAAATACGCGCATGAGCTTTCGGGTGGCATGCAGCAGCGCGTCGGGTTGGCGCGCGCCTTCGCCACCGAGGCGCCGATCCTTCTGATGGACGAGCCGTTCTCGGCGCTCGACCCGCTGATCCGCACCAAGCTGCAAGACGAGTTGCTGCAGCTGCAGGCCGAACTGAAGAAGACTATCATCTTCGTCAGCCACGACCTCGAGGAAGCGCTGAAGATCGGCAGCCACATCACAATCATGGAGGGCGGACGCATCGTGCAGACCGGCGCGGCGGAGGACATCGTGCTCAAGCCCGCTAACGATTATGTCCGCGACTTCATCGCCAATGTGAATCCGCTGTCGGTGCTCACCGCCTGGAACGTGATGCGCGACCGCCGCGATCTCGAACAGGGCAAGGACGGCTGGGTGTGGCTCGACCGGCGCAAGACGACGCGCTTCAAGATCGACGACCATGGCCTCGTGGCGGCGGCTGAGCGTGACGGCAAGCCGGCGGTATGGGTGTCCTGCGCCGAGGTCGAAGGCCAGCCCGAGGAAGCGGCCCAGGTGTTCTGGGCCAATCCCGGAACGTCGCTGAAGACCGTGATGCTGGCCATGCACCGGTCGCAGACTGCGCCCGTGGCGCTGTTCGATGACCAGTCGCGCTTCGTCGGCGCGATCGGCATCAGGGACGTGCTGAGCGCGGTGCTGCGGCGGTAA
- a CDS encoding ATP-binding protein: MRRFLPQTLPVWVLLIVIAGLLISQVATLYIVSRDRAAANDVVDLYRLNDRAYSLVQLMHAATPEERKATASGLFNATYALTVSDTPAVTSSIAGDDELAELEDILVGRLSKFGVTDARVRRDPATQESDSPGGEVMNRDVGQVERDLLVLAANFAQSDKLTASLRFADGQWLNFTEPITPVGPILSFDSLPLYSLIAGLVVIMSIWSLRRLTAPYRMMETAVNRIGNDLKSPPIAESGSREVRAAAKAINAMQARLREYVEDREHLAAALAHDLRTPMTRMRLRLELLRKSAVREALAHDLADVESIASSVIDFATFEVNEEKSERIDFWSLVESIADGYAEVSFDNDDTRSRGLICMARPVALKRCVTNLVQNAVTYGKKAHLSLYRSGDMITLAIRDEGPGIPQAQIDAVFGSFVRLEQSRNRQTGGLGLGLTIARNIARAAGGEIRLSNHPDGGLLTELRLPLAT; this comes from the coding sequence ATGAGACGTTTCCTGCCGCAGACCCTGCCTGTGTGGGTGCTGCTGATCGTCATTGCCGGCCTGTTGATCAGTCAGGTCGCGACGCTCTACATCGTGTCGCGCGACCGCGCGGCCGCCAATGACGTGGTCGATCTCTACCGCCTCAACGACCGCGCCTATTCGCTGGTGCAGCTGATGCATGCCGCCACGCCCGAGGAGCGCAAGGCGACCGCATCCGGCCTGTTCAACGCCACCTACGCTCTCACGGTTTCAGACACCCCCGCGGTCACCTCGTCGATCGCCGGCGACGATGAACTCGCCGAGCTGGAAGACATTCTCGTTGGACGGCTGTCGAAGTTCGGCGTCACCGACGCGCGCGTCCGGCGCGATCCGGCGACGCAGGAATCCGACAGCCCCGGTGGCGAGGTCATGAACAGGGACGTCGGCCAGGTGGAACGCGATCTCCTGGTGCTGGCGGCGAATTTCGCCCAGAGTGACAAGCTGACCGCCTCGCTGCGCTTCGCCGACGGCCAATGGCTGAACTTCACCGAGCCGATCACGCCGGTCGGCCCGATCCTGAGCTTCGACAGCCTGCCGCTCTATTCGCTGATAGCGGGGCTGGTGGTGATCATGTCGATCTGGTCGCTGCGCCGGCTGACCGCGCCCTACCGAATGATGGAAACCGCCGTGAACCGGATCGGCAATGACCTCAAGAGCCCGCCGATCGCCGAAAGCGGCAGCCGCGAGGTGCGCGCCGCCGCCAAGGCGATCAACGCCATGCAGGCGAGACTGCGTGAATATGTCGAGGACCGTGAGCACCTGGCCGCCGCGCTGGCGCACGACCTGCGCACGCCGATGACCAGGATGCGGCTGCGCCTGGAACTGTTGCGCAAGTCGGCGGTTCGCGAGGCGCTGGCGCACGATCTCGCCGATGTCGAGAGCATCGCCAGCTCGGTGATCGACTTTGCCACTTTCGAGGTGAACGAGGAAAAGAGCGAGCGCATCGACTTCTGGTCGCTGGTGGAATCGATCGCCGACGGCTACGCCGAGGTCTCCTTCGACAATGATGATACGCGCTCGCGCGGTCTGATCTGCATGGCGCGGCCGGTCGCGCTCAAGCGCTGCGTCACCAATCTTGTGCAAAATGCAGTCACCTACGGCAAGAAGGCGCATCTCAGCCTGTACCGGTCGGGCGACATGATCACGCTGGCCATACGCGACGAAGGGCCGGGTATTCCGCAAGCCCAGATCGACGCCGTGTTCGGATCTTTCGTGCGCCTGGAACAGTCCCGCAACCGCCAGACCGGCGGCCTCGGCCTCGGCCTCACCATCGCCCGCAACATCGCGCGTGCCGCCGGCGGCGAGATCCGCCTGTCCAACCATCCGGACGGCGGCCTGCTGACGGAGCTGCGTCTGCCGCTGGCGACTTGA
- a CDS encoding response regulator, giving the protein MKSDAHILIVDDDKGIRDLLQEFFQKRGLHTSVAADGTEMETILRRAQVDLIVLDVMLPGRSGLELCRDVRAQYSTPIIMLTAVTETTDRVVGLEMGADDYVPKPFDPRELLARIRAVLRRNGAPEPKRVTSKQIYRFAGWTMDCSRRRLTAPDDVRVELTMAEFNLLQTFVKSAQRVLTRDQLIELSGGDSDYSFDRSIDILVSRLRRKMEDDPKTPKLILTVRSGGYQFLPETTSE; this is encoded by the coding sequence GTGAAATCCGACGCACACATACTGATCGTCGACGACGACAAGGGCATTCGCGACCTGCTGCAGGAGTTCTTCCAGAAGCGCGGCCTGCACACATCGGTTGCCGCCGACGGCACCGAGATGGAAACGATCCTGCGCCGTGCACAGGTCGATCTCATCGTGCTCGACGTCATGCTGCCCGGCAGGAGCGGGCTGGAACTGTGCCGTGACGTCCGGGCCCAGTATTCGACGCCGATCATCATGTTGACCGCCGTCACCGAGACGACAGACCGCGTGGTTGGCCTCGAGATGGGCGCCGACGACTATGTGCCCAAACCTTTCGACCCCCGCGAATTGCTGGCCCGCATACGCGCCGTGCTGCGGCGCAACGGTGCCCCCGAGCCCAAACGCGTCACATCGAAGCAGATCTACCGCTTCGCCGGCTGGACGATGGATTGTTCGCGGCGCCGGCTGACCGCGCCCGACGATGTCAGGGTCGAACTGACCATGGCGGAGTTCAATCTGTTGCAGACCTTCGTCAAGAGCGCACAGCGCGTGCTGACCCGCGACCAGCTCATCGAACTCTCCGGCGGCGATAGCGATTATTCCTTCGACCGCAGCATCGACATCCTGGTCAGCCGGCTGCGGCGCAAGATGGAAGATGACCCCAAGACGCCCAAGCTGATCCTGACGGTGCGCAGCGGCGGCTATCAGTTCCTCCCCGAAACGACTTCCGAATGA
- the clpS gene encoding ATP-dependent Clp protease adapter ClpS → MPEITTKPRTQTLPKTERPKLYKVILLNDDFTPREFVVTVLKGEFKLSEDQAHRVMITAHRRGVCVVAVFTKDVAETKATRATDAGKAKGYPLMFTTEPEE, encoded by the coding sequence ATGCCTGAAATCACGACAAAACCCCGTACGCAGACCCTACCCAAGACCGAGCGGCCGAAGCTCTACAAGGTCATCCTGCTCAATGACGATTTCACGCCGCGTGAATTCGTGGTGACGGTGCTGAAGGGCGAGTTCAAGCTCAGCGAAGACCAGGCGCATCGGGTGATGATCACGGCGCATCGGCGCGGCGTCTGCGTCGTCGCCGTCTTCACCAAGGACGTCGCCGAGACAAAGGCGACACGGGCCACCGACGCCGGCAAGGCCAAGGGCTATCCGCTGATGTTCACGACGGAGCCGGAAGAGTAG